The nucleotide sequence CGGCCGAGGACAAGTTCGGCTTCCTCGCCCAGCCGAATCCCGACGCGATCCGTGCGCGCGGGATTTCCGCCTTCGTCACGGTGCAGGAAGGTTGCGACAAGTTCTGCACCTTCTGCGTCGTGCCGTATACGCGTGGCGCCGAGGTCTCGCGCCCCGTGGCCAGGATCATCGACGACGTGAAGCGGCTCGTCGACAACGGCGTGCGCGAGCTCACGCTGATCGGGCAGAACGTCAACGCCTATCATGGCGAGGGTCCCGATGGGACAAGCTGGCCGCTCGGCAGATTGCTCGAGCGACTCGCGCAGGTTCCCGGGATTGCGCGGCTGCGATATTCGACCAGCCATCCCCGCGACGTTGATGACAGTTTGATTGCGGCCCATCGCGATCTGGATGCGCTGATGCCGTTTGTCCACCTGCCGGTGCAGTCCGGCTCGGACCGCATTCTGGCGGCCATGAACCGCAAACATACCGCCGATGATTATCGGCGTGTCATCGACCGTTTCCGTACCGCACGCCAAGACATTGCTTTTTCATCGGATTTCATCGTGGGCTTCCCCGGCGAGAGTGAGCAAGATTTTCGCGCCACCCTCGCGCTTGTCGCACAAATCGGCTACGCTGCAGCTTATTCGTTCAAGTATTCCGCCCGGCCGGGAACACCGGCCGCGGACATGCAGGAGACGGTGTCCCCGGCCGAGATGGACCAGCGATTGGAGCGGCTCCAGGAACTGATCGACAGCCAGCAATCGGCCTTCAACAAGGCCGCGATTGGCACAACCGTCGACGTGTTGTTCGAGCGCGCCGCGCGCAACGCCGGCCAGATCGTCGGCCGCACCGCCTATTTGCAGCCCGCGCATGTGATGGCTTCGCCGGACATCATCGGACAGATCCTGCCGGTCCGGATCGACAGCCTCGAGCGCTACAGCCTTTTGGGAGAACTCGTGACGCGGCATCCTGCGCACGGGCCCGCTTTATCGCCAATCGCCACTGGAGCCTGAACCCTTGCCAAAGAGCGCATCGGATTCGCCTACTTTCGCTCCCAGCCGCAAATTTGACCGCGACATGCAAGTTCCGCCCGAGACCCAGGTCGTCATCGACTTCGACGACAATCGCGCCGCATCCGCGCTGGTCGGCCCCTACGGCCAGAACCTCGCACAGGTCGAGCGGCGGCTCGGCGTGGTCGTCGATTCCAAGGGCAACCACATCACCATCGGCGGCACGCGCGACGGCTGCGACGCCGCGCGCCGCGTGCTCGAGATGCTCTATGCGCAGGCGGTGAAAGGGCAGGATCTCGACCAGGGCGAGGTCGAAGGCGCGATCCGCGCCGTGATCGCGCAGGGCTCGCTGTTCGAGTTCGACGCCAAGTCGGCCAAGGCGACCTTCGAAAGCATCAACCTGCGCAAACGCCCGGTGCGGGCGCGCACCGCCGCGCAGGATTCCTATATCCGCGCGCTAAAGCGCCACGAGCTGGTGTTCGGCGTCGGCCCGGCCGGTACCGGCAAGACCTGGCTTGCGGTCGCGCATGCCGCGCAGCTCTTCGAGCGCAAGGAGGTCGATCGCATCATCCTGTCGCGTCCGGCGGTGGAAGCCGGCGAGCGGCTCGGCTTC is from Bradyrhizobium sp. ISRA430 and encodes:
- the miaB gene encoding tRNA (N6-isopentenyl adenosine(37)-C2)-methylthiotransferase MiaB; this translates as MKPPRKLHIKSYGCQMNVYDAQRMVDTLAPEGFVETARAEDADLVILNTCHIREKASEKVYSELGRLRVAKDEAGRKGRTMQIAVAGCVAQAEGEEIVRRAPVVDVVVGPQSYHHLPELLKRADDEGRAIETEFPAEDKFGFLAQPNPDAIRARGISAFVTVQEGCDKFCTFCVVPYTRGAEVSRPVARIIDDVKRLVDNGVRELTLIGQNVNAYHGEGPDGTSWPLGRLLERLAQVPGIARLRYSTSHPRDVDDSLIAAHRDLDALMPFVHLPVQSGSDRILAAMNRKHTADDYRRVIDRFRTARQDIAFSSDFIVGFPGESEQDFRATLALVAQIGYAAAYSFKYSARPGTPAADMQETVSPAEMDQRLERLQELIDSQQSAFNKAAIGTTVDVLFERAARNAGQIVGRTAYLQPAHVMASPDIIGQILPVRIDSLERYSLLGELVTRHPAHGPALSPIATGA
- a CDS encoding PhoH family protein, with translation MQVPPETQVVIDFDDNRAASALVGPYGQNLAQVERRLGVVVDSKGNHITIGGTRDGCDAARRVLEMLYAQAVKGQDLDQGEVEGAIRAVIAQGSLFEFDAKSAKATFESINLRKRPVRARTAAQDSYIRALKRHELVFGVGPAGTGKTWLAVAHAAQLFERKEVDRIILSRPAVEAGERLGFLPGDLREKVDPYLRPIYDALYDLMDARIVERALQTGEIEIAPLAFMRGRTLTNAVIILDEAQNTTSMQMKMFLTRLGENSRMIVTGDPSQIDLPNGQTSGLWEATRLLDGVEGIAQVHFTAEDVIRHELVARIVSAYEGSPHRPAAGKP